In the genome of Bacteroidota bacterium, the window AACTCCGCGAAATCATATCCGGTGACCCTGACGAACTCAAGACCAAAGTATTAACAGAAGCCCGAAAATTAGAAGGAACCGCACGAAACACAGGCGTGCACGCTGCGGGTGTAATCATTGCACCCACAGACATCTCTGATATCATTCCGGTTGCAGTAGCCAAAGATTCAGACTTGTATGTTACGCAATATGAAGGAACGGTGATTGAATCCGCAGGCGTAATCAAAATGGACTTTCTGGGTTTGAAAACCTTGTCAATCCTCCGCGACACCATCAAATTAATTCAGAATAAAAAGAACATAACCATTGACTTGGACACCATCCCGCTGGATGACAAAAAGACTTTTGAGCTTTACAAAAAAGGACACACCATTGGAACTTTTCAGTTTGAAAGTCCGCAGATGCAGAAATATCTCCGCGAACTCAAGCCCGACAGGCTGGAAGACCTGATTGCGATGAATGCCTTATACAGACCCGGACCAATGCAATATATCAGTTCTTTTATTGCCCGAAAACGCGGCAAAGAAGCCATTGAATACGACCTGCCTGAAATGGAAGAATATCTTGCCGAAACTTATGGTATTACTGTATATCAGGAGCAGGTTATGTTGTTAAGCCAAAAGTTAGCTAATTTTAGCAAAGGGGAAGCTGACACCTTGCGTAAAGCAATGGGTAAGAAGCAGATTGCCATCATTGACAAGATGGAGGAAAAATTTATTGCAGGGACTGCCCAAAACAATCACCCTGCTGAAGCATGTAAAAAAATCTGGAACGACTGGAAAAAATTTGCCGAGTATGCATTCAACAAATCACACTCAACTTGCTATGCTATTGTGGCTTATCAAACTGCCTATCTCAAAGCGCATTATCCGGCAGAATATATGGCAACTGTACTGTCTCACAACCTTAATGATTTGTCCAAACTATCTTTTTTTATGGATGAATGTAAGTCTATGGGCATTGATGTATTGGGACCTAACATAAACGAAAGTGATGTTAAGTTTTCTGTAAACAAGCAAGGAGCTATCCGTTTCGGGCTGAGTGGTTTGAGCGGTGTAGGCGAAGGTGCTTCTGAAGCTATTGTAGAGGAAAGAGAAACTAATGGTGTTTATGAAGATGCTTTTGATTTAGTAAAAAGGGTCAAATCCAAACAGTTAAATAAAAGAGTATTGGACAGTTTGGCACGCTCCGGAGCTTTTGATTTTGATAAAAAATATCACAGAACTCAGTATTTTGCTGAGAAACCCGGGGAACCAACGGGAATAGAGCTACTGCTTAAATATGGTACGGCAGCACAAGAGGCAGAACTATCTTCTCAGATTTCTTTGTTTGGAGGTGGCGATACTCAGCACTCTGCATTAGGCAAACCCAAGCTGCCCGAGGCGGAACCACTTCCACAATTTACTTTACTCGAGGAAGAACGCAGAATTGCCGGTCTATTCTTGTCAAGCCACCCACTGGATTTGTACCAAGTCGAAATCACTGCAACCAAAGCCACGCCACTCTCAGCGCTCAAAGAAATAGATAAGATTCAAAATAAAAAACTCCTACTGGCTTTTTATGTTTTGAGTGTTAAACAAGCAATGGGCAAAAACAATAAACCTTTTATGGTTGTGGAGATTGAAGACAAATCAGACTCTCATTCTCTGCGTTTTTACGACAATGATTTTGTCAATTTTGGCAAACACTTTTCACCGCAGACCGCAGTTTATATGGTAATGGAGTTTAGCAAGAACAGTTATACAAAAGACGGAGTTGACAAGAGTTATATCAAAACTAAATATTATGAGTTTGGCATGTTGCAAGACCTTGCCAATAGAAAAATCAATGGGCTTGAGATCATTTTTGGTATTCAATCAACAGAACGAGAAAAGTTAGACGAATTTATGACCTTGATTAAGGAGAATAAAGGCAAGTACCCTCTAAATATCACTTTTGTAGCAAACGGATATCTATTACCAACTCGCTCAGAAAAGTACAAAGTGGATTTAAACCTAAAATTTCTGAAAGCGCTGGAAGATATGGATGCAGAAGTGCGTATAAACTCACAAACACTGTAAGTTTAGCTAAGCTTGTGTCCTAATTTTTCTTCTTTGGTTTTCATATAATCCTCATTGTAAGGATTGGTATGGATGATAATCGGCACATTGTCCACTACTTCCAAACCGTACCCTATCAACCCGGTTCTCTTCTTAGGATTATTTGACATTAAGCGCATTTTGGCAACCCCCAAATCCCTGAGAATTTGCGCTCCCACGCCATAATCTCGTTGATCCGGTTTGAAACCAAGTTCAATATTGGCTTCGACCGTATCCATGCCTTGTTCTTGCAGTTTGTATGCTTTGAGTTTATTGACAAGTCCAATACCCCTGCCCTCTTGGTTCATATACACAATAACTCCCTTTCCTTCTTTGTCAATCATTTCCATTGCATGGTGCAGTTGGTCTCCGCAATCGCAACGGAAAGAGGCAAAAATATCACCGGTAACACAACTGGAATGCACCCGAACTAAGACCGGCTCATTGGGTTTAATTTCACCTTTAACCAAAGCCAGATGCACTTCACCCGTATTGATTTGTGTATAAGCAGTCAGCATAAAATCTCCGTGCGCAGTAGGCAATTTAACGGTTACTTCTTTCTTTATCAAACTCTCATTTTTGATTCTGTATTTGATAAGCTCCTCAATAGAAATGATTTTAAGATCAAACTTTTTAGCTACTTGCATAAGATCTGCAAGCCGCGCCATTGTTCCGTCTTCGTTCATGATTTCGACCAAACAGCCTGCCGGCTCAAATCCTGACAGTTTTGCCAAATCAATAGCAGCCTCAGTGTGTCCTGCGCGTCTGAGCACGCCTTCTGAACGGGCTTTAAGCGGAAAAATATGTCCGGGACGGGCAAAATCCTCCGGTTTTGCATCAGGGTGTATCAAGCGTTGAATACACTTTGACCTGTCTTGTGCCGAAATCCCCGTTGTACAACCATGCCCAATCAAATCAACCGAAATCGTGAAAGGAGTATCAAACAAGGCGGTGTTTTTACCCACCATCAACTCGAGTTCGAGCTTGTTTGAAATTTCTTCGGAAATGGGGGCGCAAATGAGACCCCGCCCTTCCTTTGCCATAAAGTTGATAATCTCAGGAGTTGCATTTCGTGCAGCAGTCAGAAAATCACCTTCGTTTTCTCTGTCCTCATCATCTACCACAATGATAACTTTTCCTGCTTTTATGTCTGCAATAGCTTCTTCTATTGTGTTTAGCTTAATTTCGTCCATGTCAAAAAAGTGCTGCAAAGGTATAACACAAAGCGCTATTTCAGTTCGTCTCTAAGCTTTTTATTGTCGAGATTGACTTTGTGAATGATTCGCAAATCTTGGTTTTTTATCAACCAAAAAATCTCTCCCTTTTCTTGTGCCAAGTCAGGGTCATGGGTCGAAGCAATGATAATTTTATGTTCTTTGCGGGCAATATCCGACAATAGTTCAAACAAACTGCTCTTGCTATTATAATCCAAAAATGCTGTGGGCTCGTCCAGCACAATCACAGAAGTATTTTGCATAAGTGCCCGTGCAATCATTGCTTTTTGAAACTCACCGTCACTAATTTCATTGATATATCTGTCTTGTATGCTTTTTACCCCCGTAACGTGCACTGCATATTCAAAGTACTGAATTTGTTCTTGCGAGAATCGGCTAATGATATTGTTATGAGCAAGAGCACCGGACATGACCAAATCACGCACCTTCATAAAATCTACATGAGGTCTTTGCGCAAATACAAAAGCCACAAACCCTTCTTTCTTACTTAATTTATCAACTGATTCACCATTAAACACAGTTCTGCCGGCAATAGGTTTTAGCAATCCTCCCAATGTTTTGAGCAAAGTGGACTTCCCCGTCCCATTGGCTCCCAAAAGCAAAATAAAGGCTGGCGAGTTGATAGCAACAGAAACCGGTGAGGCTACCAAACTCCGGTCTCCGTAACCCCAAAGGACATTTTCCAGTATGAGTTTATTATCAGTTTTCATACATTTTGGTTCTTTGTCTAAACACTACCCCTACTACTACCGGACCTCCCAGTATAGCCGAAATTACGTTAATAGGAATCACATAGCCTTCAATCAAAACATGCGAAATCAAATCACACAACACAGCCAAAATAGCACCCAACAATGCTGTTGCTCCTATGAGTTGGGTGTGATGATAGGTTTTGAGCAAATGCCTTGCAAGGTGTGGCACTGCCATTCCTACAAAAGCAATGGGACCACAAAAAGCAGTGATAACGCCTACTGAGAGTCCTGTAATCAGGATAATCACTTTTCTGAACTTGGTCATATCAACTCCCATAGATTTTGCATACAAATCTCCAAGCAAGTATGTGTTTAGCCTTCCGGCATATAAAAATGAGGTAATCGTAGTAACCACAACGGCAGCAAAAATGAGCAGGTTTTGGCTTGTATCGGTTTGGTTGAAACTACCTAAGCCCCACAATATAAAAGCTTTTAATGTTTCAGGATTTGCCAAGAAATTAGCTACTCCCTGCATCGCTCCCAGAATCTGCCCTACAATCAAGCCCATAATAAGAATAGTAAAATTTCCGCCCACTCTGCCCGCTACCCAAATCATAAGCAGCAGCACCATAAAAGTTCCGGCAAGTGCAGACAAGCCCATACCAATATCATTTCTGAAAAAATCCGCAGCAAATGCAGGCAAAAACCCTGCTCCCAACATCACTAAACTAACCCCAAAAGAAGCACCCGAACTAATACCCAATACATAAGGACCGGCTAAAGGGTTGCGAAACAAGGTTTGCATGAGCAATCCACTGATGGACAATCCGGCTCCGGCAAGCAATGCAGTGAAGAGCTTTGGGATGCGGTATTTCCAGACTATAAAATGCGATGTTGCATCCGTATTTTGAAAAAAGATTGCCTCTCTAATGTCAGTTAAACTCATTTTGCTCGCGCCTAACATCAAGTCAAGAATGGCTACTGCAAACAAAATAATGAATAATATGGCATATTGTTTCTTCAAGGTTGAGGCAAAATAACAGTTTATTATTTATTCAAACCGAATTTCAGAAATCTAATCACCCGTTTTTCTTTCAACCACATTGTTTCGTAGTAAGTTTGGATGAGGAGAAAATCAGGAACGGGGTTTAATTGATAGATATTGGTAAGTGCTTCCACACATGGCAATCCTTGTTCTGCAATAATTTCTTTGGTGTATTCGAAGAGCAAAGGAGAATCAGTTTTGAGGTGGATTAGAGTGTCGGGTTTTGCGATTTTTCTATACAAATCTAAAAATCGGGGAGAAGTCAATCTCTTCTGAATGCGACTTTCCTGCGGCTGCGGGTCGGGAAATATTATCCATATTTCAGAAATTTCATTTTCAGCAAAGTACTTATCAATCAATTCGATTTGAATGCGTAAAAAAGCCACATTATCCAAGCCCCTTTCTTTGGACTGAGTAGCACCTTTCCACAGTCTGGCTCCTTTGATATCAATCCCCACAAAGTTCTTATCAGGGTGCAAGTGAGCTAAT includes:
- a CDS encoding bifunctional 3,4-dihydroxy-2-butanone-4-phosphate synthase/GTP cyclohydrolase II, encoding MDEIKLNTIEEAIADIKAGKVIIVVDDEDRENEGDFLTAARNATPEIINFMAKEGRGLICAPISEEISNKLELELMVGKNTALFDTPFTISVDLIGHGCTTGISAQDRSKCIQRLIHPDAKPEDFARPGHIFPLKARSEGVLRRAGHTEAAIDLAKLSGFEPAGCLVEIMNEDGTMARLADLMQVAKKFDLKIISIEELIKYRIKNESLIKKEVTVKLPTAHGDFMLTAYTQINTGEVHLALVKGEIKPNEPVLVRVHSSCVTGDIFASFRCDCGDQLHHAMEMIDKEGKGVIVYMNQEGRGIGLVNKLKAYKLQEQGMDTVEANIELGFKPDQRDYGVGAQILRDLGVAKMRLMSNNPKKRTGLIGYGLEVVDNVPIIIHTNPYNEDYMKTKEEKLGHKLS
- the trmB gene encoding tRNA (guanosine(46)-N7)-methyltransferase TrmB, which produces MSLSVKNHVPSLNLILFLGCSAFEVFEFLCSRKMGKGKLRKFAEYNAMEHTFDAKDTHLKGQWNNLVFKNNNPIVLELACGRGEYSVGLAHLHPDKNFVGIDIKGARLWKGATQSKERGLDNVAFLRIQIELIDKYFAENEISEIWIIFPDPQPQESRIQKRLTSPRFLDLYRKIAKPDTLIHLKTDSPLLFEYTKEIIAEQGLPCVEALTNIYQLNPVPDFLLIQTYYETMWLKEKRVIRFLKFGLNK
- the dnaE gene encoding DNA polymerase III subunit alpha, with the translated sequence MPKFSHLHVHTQYSLLDGAAKIKDLYKKAMADNMPAIAITDHGNMFGVFEFVAEAWKHKDANGKPIVKPIIGCEFYLVEDRHRKTFTKEDRDQRCHQLMLAKNEIGYRNLTKLCSLGYIEGYYSKYPRIDKELVEKYHEGLIATSCCLAAEIPRTILRKGEEEAEKVLKWWLNLFGEDFYIELQRHNIPDQIKVNEVLLKFATKYNLKVIASNDSHYTEREDASAHDILLCINTGSKVNDPKASDFAEDGVSKSGRFAFANDEFYFKKQDEMNALFQDIPQAIDYTNEIVDKVEALNLHKDILLPDFPIPTEYNIHTNEETHNQKAISASALNQWEYLKHLTYEGAQKRYGSLEDKVKERIDFELHTIKTMGFAGYFLIVSDFIVWGKNNGVYIGPGRGSAAGSAVAYCIGITNIDPIKYELLFERFLNPERASMPDIDTDFDDEGRERVLQYVSEKYGKNQVANIITYGTMAAKTSIRDTARVMDLDLKESDYLAKLIPDRPVGLKFDDLYERPLTGANNPESLEAKGVSIEDIQKIKELREIISGDPDELKTKVLTEARKLEGTARNTGVHAAGVIIAPTDISDIIPVAVAKDSDLYVTQYEGTVIESAGVIKMDFLGLKTLSILRDTIKLIQNKKNITIDLDTIPLDDKKTFELYKKGHTIGTFQFESPQMQKYLRELKPDRLEDLIAMNALYRPGPMQYISSFIARKRGKEAIEYDLPEMEEYLAETYGITVYQEQVMLLSQKLANFSKGEADTLRKAMGKKQIAIIDKMEEKFIAGTAQNNHPAEACKKIWNDWKKFAEYAFNKSHSTCYAIVAYQTAYLKAHYPAEYMATVLSHNLNDLSKLSFFMDECKSMGIDVLGPNINESDVKFSVNKQGAIRFGLSGLSGVGEGASEAIVEERETNGVYEDAFDLVKRVKSKQLNKRVLDSLARSGAFDFDKKYHRTQYFAEKPGEPTGIELLLKYGTAAQEAELSSQISLFGGGDTQHSALGKPKLPEAEPLPQFTLLEEERRIAGLFLSSHPLDLYQVEITATKATPLSALKEIDKIQNKKLLLAFYVLSVKQAMGKNNKPFMVVEIEDKSDSHSLRFYDNDFVNFGKHFSPQTAVYMVMEFSKNSYTKDGVDKSYIKTKYYEFGMLQDLANRKINGLEIIFGIQSTEREKLDEFMTLIKENKGKYPLNITFVANGYLLPTRSEKYKVDLNLKFLKALEDMDAEVRINSQTL
- a CDS encoding ABC transporter ATP-binding protein, yielding MKTDNKLILENVLWGYGDRSLVASPVSVAINSPAFILLLGANGTGKSTLLKTLGGLLKPIAGRTVFNGESVDKLSKKEGFVAFVFAQRPHVDFMKVRDLVMSGALAHNNIISRFSQEQIQYFEYAVHVTGVKSIQDRYINEISDGEFQKAMIARALMQNTSVIVLDEPTAFLDYNSKSSLFELLSDIARKEHKIIIASTHDPDLAQEKGEIFWLIKNQDLRIIHKVNLDNKKLRDELK
- a CDS encoding iron ABC transporter permease, yielding MKKQYAILFIILFAVAILDLMLGASKMSLTDIREAIFFQNTDATSHFIVWKYRIPKLFTALLAGAGLSISGLLMQTLFRNPLAGPYVLGISSGASFGVSLVMLGAGFLPAFAADFFRNDIGMGLSALAGTFMVLLLMIWVAGRVGGNFTILIMGLIVGQILGAMQGVANFLANPETLKAFILWGLGSFNQTDTSQNLLIFAAVVVTTITSFLYAGRLNTYLLGDLYAKSMGVDMTKFRKVIILITGLSVGVITAFCGPIAFVGMAVPHLARHLLKTYHHTQLIGATALLGAILAVLCDLISHVLIEGYVIPINVISAILGGPVVVGVVFRQRTKMYEN